From the Quercus lobata isolate SW786 chromosome 6, ValleyOak3.0 Primary Assembly, whole genome shotgun sequence genome, one window contains:
- the LOC115994995 gene encoding naringenin,2-oxoglutarate 3-dioxygenase — MAPTTLTALAGEKTLQSSFVRDEDERPKVAYNQFSNEIPIISLAGIDEIHGRRAEICKKIVEACEDWGVFQVVDHGVDTNLVSDMTRLAREFFALPPEEKLRFDMSGGKKGGFIVSSHLQGEAVQDWREIVTYFSYPLRTRDYSRWPDKPEGWRAVTEQYSEKLMGLACKLLEVLSEAMGLEKEALTKACVDMDQKVVVNYYPKCPQPDLTLGLKRHTDPGTITLLLQDQVGGLQATRDGGKSWITVQPVEGAFVVNLGDHGHYLSNGRFKNADHQAVVNSNSSRLSIATFQNPAPEATVYPLKIREGEKSVLEEPITFAEMYRRKMSKDLELARLKKLAKEQQLQELERAKLEGKPIEDIFA; from the exons ATGGCTCCTACTACTCTCACAGCTCTAGCAGGGGAGAAGACCCTTCAGTCCAGCTTCGTTAGGGACGAAGATGAGCGTCCTAAAGTTGCATACAACCAATTCAGCAACGAAATTCCAATCATCTCGCTTGCTGGTATCGATGAAATTCATGGTAGGAGAGCTGAGATTTGTAAGAAAATCGTTGAGGCTTGTGAGGACTGGGGTGTTTTTCAGGTTGTTGACCATGGGGTTGATACCAATCTCGTATCAGACATGACAAGGCTTGCCCGAGAGTTCTTTGCTTTGCCTCCTGAGGAAAAGCTTCGCTTTGACATGTCCGGTGGCAAGAAGGGTGGCTTCATCGTGTCCAGCCACCTACAA GGAGAAGCAGTGCAAGATTGGCGTGAAATTGTGACATATTTTTCATACCCACTAAGGACCCGAGACTATTCAAGGTGGCCAGACAAGCCAGAGGGGTGGAGAGCAGTGACAGAGCAATACAGTGAGAAATTAATGGGATTAGCATGCAAGCTCTTGGAGGTCTTATCTGAAGCCATGGGTTTGGAGAAGGAGGCTTTGACTAAAGCATGTGTGGACATGGACCAAAAGGTTGTGGTTAATTACTATCCAAAATGTCCACAACCTGACCTCACACTCGGACTCAAGCGTCACACCGACCCTGGTACCATCACTCTCTTGCTTCAGGATCAGGTTGGTGGTCTCCAAGCTACTAGAGACGGAGGAAAATCATGGATCACTGTTCAACCTGTTGAAGGAGCTTTTGTGGTCAATCTCGGAGATCATGGTCAC TATCTGAGTAATGGGAGGTTCAAGAATGCTGATCACCAAGCAGTGGTGAACTCAAACAGCAGCCGATTGTCCATAGCCACTTTCCAGAACCCAGCACCAGAGGCAACAGTGTACCCTCTGAAGatcagagagggagagaagtcGGTGCTAGAGGAGCCCATTACTTTTGCAGAGATGTACAGGAGGAAGATGAGTAAGGACCTTGAGCTTGCCAGGCTAAAGAAACTGGCCAAGGAGCAACAGTTGCAGGAATTGGAGAGAGCCAAATTGGAGGGCAAGCCCATTGAGGATATCTTTGCTTAG